Sequence from the Patescibacteria group bacterium genome:
TTCCCGCAAAACACAAAAAAACAGCTTGCTATTTTTCAGAAATGGATTAAAGAATTAAGCAAAAAAGGCTGTAAGCCGATTTGCCACGCCGCGGCAACAGCCGGGACTATTCTCTTTCCAGAAGCGCGTCTGGATATGGCGCGCGTTGGCATCGGACTTTATGGTTTATGGCCATCCAAAGAAATAAAAGCCTTTGCGGCAGAGAGATTAAAATTGAAGCCGGCAATGCGATGGAAAACAATAATAGGTGAGATTAAAAATCTTTCCAAAGGCGAACGGATAGGGTATGATTTCACCGAGAGGGTAGATCAAAATTCCAAGATCGCCATCCTGCCTGTAGGCTATTGGCATGGTTATCCGCGCAGTTTATCCAGTATCGGCTATGTTCTGGTCCAAGGGAAAAGATGCAAGATTCTAGGTCGAATTTCTATGGATATGATTATTATTAACATTAGCGATGTTCCTAGGGCAAAAGTCGGGGATGAAGTGTATCTATTGGGCAAAAGCGGTCAGGAAAAAGTAAGCGCGGATGATCTGGCGTATCTTTCTGACACTGTAAATTACGAAATTGTGACCAGGATAAATCCATTGATTAAGAAAATATATTTGTAGAATTTAATATTTTTTCCCTTAAGTTTTGGGAGTTTGGCGGGTACAAGACCCCCTCTAACTCCCCCTTGCCAAGGGGGAGAAAATTTTAAACTGTGTCTAAAATCAAAGTTGGTATTTTATTTGGCGGAAAGTCAGCCGAGCACGAGGTTTCTTTGGTTTCCGCGGAATCAGTGATGGGACATCTTAATCAAAATAAATACGAAGTGATCCCTGTGGGGATTAACCGCGAGGGTAAATGGATTACAGCAGGCGAGCCTCTAAAACATCTAAAGAAGGGCAGACAAGGAGAGGCGCGGAAAAGGTTACTGCCGGCAGTGCACCATAAGGACGCAAAATCTCATGTTGCCACAAAAGCAGTGGACGTGATTTTTCCAGTTTTGCATGGCACTTAT
This genomic interval carries:
- the alr gene encoding alanine racemase, with amino-acid sequence MTNKLKLKLIKNQYRTWLEIDTKAIKNNYQIFRNLIPKGCKLCGVVKSNAYGHGLVDFSKELECLDIDFLAVDSVVEGLRLRKEGIKTPILVLGYTLPSLVKKAAINSLSLTISSFDAVYSLPKLLGRKKIKIHLKLDTGMHRQGFYEDDAQKVLNFLSKNKNIILEGTYTHFAGAKNPAFPQNTKKQLAIFQKWIKELSKKGCKPICHAAATAGTILFPEARLDMARVGIGLYGLWPSKEIKAFAAERLKLKPAMRWKTIIGEIKNLSKGERIGYDFTERVDQNSKIAILPVGYWHGYPRSLSSIGYVLVQGKRCKILGRISMDMIIINISDVPRAKVGDEVYLLGKSGQEKVSADDLAYLSDTVNYEIVTRINPLIKKIYL